The Salvelinus fontinalis isolate EN_2023a chromosome 36, ASM2944872v1, whole genome shotgun sequence genome window below encodes:
- the LOC129835373 gene encoding basement membrane-specific heparan sulfate proteoglycan core protein-like, with the protein MEHTLLCVLLLLNTHINSGQSEDDDGVVTAVLTIHPNTSQIFSGECVTLRCVIQGGGVTDWEYTWLTPSPDQCPQKEHECIISAAEFSHSGDYSCLGLHQQQDSKRSDAVTLTVTPLPKASLTVEPNPVFPGETVTLMCSVGSDSIWNYQWYKDRNDNVVSQSVRHTITGDTLTISRAAESDQGLYWCQGEIQSRSISIISDLVTITMNALPVASVSVSPQGLLYSGETVSLQCVIPGYTDWRYYWYKNNQHLPDETSKVIDITIHTTQTGLVGQYRCEGTRTDQPQRSQPSDDITISVTAQPKATLTVKPNPVFPGETVTLMCSVGSDSICNYQWYKDRNYNVLSQSERHTITGDTLTISRAAESDQGLYWCQGEIQSRSISIISDLVTITMNALPRASVSISPQFVLYPGDTVTLQCDISDYTDWTYHWFKDNQLLPSPTRKTITFSLLDKAGQFECVGTRGGRPQESYPSFSLPIIITALPKATLTVKPNPVFPGETVTLTCSVGSDSSWNYQWFKDRNYNVVSQSVRHTITGDTLTISRVTESDQGLYWCQGEIQSRSISSIISDPVTITLNALPTASVKIATPQGLLYPGETVTLQCDISDYTAWTYRWFRYNKELPIQTRKTITISLPDQAGQYRCVGTRRGRPQMSYSSSALPIIVTALPKATLTVKPNPVFPGETVTLTCSVGSDSIWSYQWYKDRNDNVVSQSGYSNIGVSHTISRADVSDQGQYWCEGNRVSRPTSSQPSNAITLTVKDNRPTATLSSDKEDIFTGDSVTLSCTVESSGWKFYWYRHRPDSTPVTTTSGYSYTLSWVSVSDGGQYWCRAGRGDSVYYTLYSDPVQINITERPVAVLVLQPNWTQIFIKETVTMRCDIQGGGDSDWNYRWYKNSQLVIPFSTKPEYRISPVYRSNSGSYTCVGVKGNKISKTSEAVQLTVSDQPQPVLSISPQWLNPGDSVTLSCEVDKTSTGWRFSWYRTVPYRAGLPSLSDKSYSLQPLSDNRTSEDSYTLIPAGPTPTGGYVCRAGRGDPVYDTLYSEPQFLWSGDLQPSVSLTVNPNRTQHFRSKSLSLSCEEKGNSTGWRLMRYTERGVESGCVSNWGSITGSTCTISYTYTWYSGVFWCESGSGEYSNAVNITVNDGDVILESPVHPVTERDSVTLCCKYRTIRSNFKADFYKDGVLIKNETTGEMTIPTVSKSDEGFYKCKSGEGESPDSWVTVRVSPVVSPGSSTSVLVGVVVGLLVAGVILVIILVLLVRYQNRKGSCFNRIFWPPQPQRTNQDPQQDQGSGYTHQQHGDANIYDTINSSDNNDNDAAGASAAGPSHVTYAQIQLKKLDKKKKEKLADPAKNPVYSVVKTGKATAAAGPVDVTYAAVDLKNKAKAKKKRETATPPEADSVYSQVKPRTAPAAAGLVDVTYAEVDLQKRVKLKKKRETPTPPETDSVYSLVNPYTDHAAAGPVDVTYAEVDLQKKNKAKKKRETATPPEADSVYSRLKPRSCPGP; encoded by the exons TGCTGAATACACACATCAACTCTGGACAATCTGAAGATGATGATG GAGTGGTGACGGCTGTTCTGACCATACACCCCAACACCTCCCAGATATTCAGTGGAGAGTGTGTCACTCTCAGATGTGTCATACAGGGGGGAGGAGTCACTGACTGGGAGTACACATGGTTAACACCCAGTCCAGATCAATGTCCACAGAAAGAACATGAATGTATTATCAGTGCAGCTGAGTTTTCCCACAGTGGTGACTACAGTTGTCTGGGTTTACATCAGCAGCAGGATTCTAAACGGAGTGATGCAGTCACACTGACAGTGACAC CTCTGCCCAAAGCTTCACTGACTGTAGAACCAAACCCTGTGTTCCCTGGAGAGACAGTTACTctgatgtgttcagtagggtctGACAGTATCTGGAACTATCAGTGGTACAAAGACAGGAATGATAATGTAGTATCCCAGTCTGTCAGACACACTATAACAGGAGACACCCTCACCATCAGTAGAGCTGCTGAGTCTGACCAGGGTCTCTACTGGTGTCAGGGAGAGATCCAGTCCAGATCCATATCAATCATCAGTGATCTTGTCACCATCACTATGAATG CTCTGCCTGTGGCCTCAGtgagtgtctctcctcagggtctcCTCTACTCTGGAGAGACAGTCAGTCTGCAGTGTGTCATACCAGGCTACACAGACTGGAGGTACTACTGGTACAAAAACAACCAACACCTTCCTGATGAGACCAGTAAAGTCATCGATATCACCATCCACACCACTCAGACTGGTCTGGTTGGTCAGTACAGATGTGAGGGGACGAGGACAGATCAGCCGCAGAGGTCACAACCCAGTGATGACATCACTATCAGTGTCACTG CTCAGCCCAAAGCTACACTGACTGTAAAACCCAACCCTGTGTTCCCTGGAGAGACAGTCACTCTAATGTGTTCAGTAGGGTCTGACAGTATCTGTAACTATCAGTGGTACAAAGACAGGAATTATAATGTATTATCCCAGTCTGAGAGACACACTATAACAGGAGACACCCTCACCATCAGTAGAGCTGCTGAGTCTGACCAGGGTCTCTACTGGTGTCAGGGAGAGATCCAGTCCAGATCCATATCAATCATCAGTGATCTTGTCACCATCACTATGAATG CTCTGCCCAGAGCCTCAGTGAGTATCTCTCCTCAGTTTGTCCTTTACCCTGGAGATACAGTCACTCTGCAGTGTGACATATCAGACTACACAGACTGGACGTACCACTGGTTTAAAGACAACCAACTGCTTCCCAGTCCGACCAGAAAAACCATCACCTTCTCTCTCCTTGACAAGGCTGGTCAGTTCGAGTGTGTTGGGACGAGGGGAGGTCGGCCCCAGGAGTCATATCCCAGCTTTTCTCTCCCCATCATCATCACTG CTCTGCCCAAAGCTACACTGACTGTAAAACCAAACCCTGTGTTCCCTGGAGAGACAGTTACTCTGACGTGTTCAGTAGGGTCTGACAGTAGCTGGAACTATCAGTGGTTCAAAGACAGGAATTATAATGTAGTATCCCAGTCTGTCAGACACACTATAACAGGAGACACTCtcaccatcagtagagttactgAGTCTGACCAGGGTCTCTACTGGTGTCAGGGAGAGATCCAGTCCAGATCCATATCATCAATCATCAGTGATCCTGTCACTATTACCCTGAATG CTCTGCCCACCGCCTCAGTGAAGATAGCCACTCCACAGGGTCTCCTCTACCCTGGAGAGACAGTCACTCTGCAGTGTGACATATCAGACTACACAGCCTGGACGTACCGCTGGTTCAGATACAATAAAGAGCTTCCCATTCAGACCAGAAAAAccatcaccatctctctccctgaccaGGCTGGTCAGTACAGGTGTGTTGGGACGAGGAGAGGTCGGCCCCAGATGTCATATTCCAGCTCAGCTCTCCCCATCATCGTCACTG CTCTGCCCAAAGCTACACTGACTGTAAAACCCAACCCTGTGTTCCCCGGAGAGACAGTTACTCTGACGTGTTCTGTAGGGTCTGACAGTATCTGGAGCTATCAGTGGTACAAAGACAGGAATGATAATGTAGTATCCCAGTCTGGTTACAGTAACATTGGAGTCTCTCACACCATCAGTAGAGCTGATGTGTCTGACCAGGGTCAGTACTGGTGTGAAGGGAACAGAGTATCTAGACCCACATCTTCACAACCTAGTAATGCTATTACTCTCACTGTAAAAG ATAATCGTCCGACAGCTACACTGAGTTCTGACAAAGAGGACATATTCACAGGAGACAGTGTGACACTGAGCTGTACTGTAGAGTCTTCTGGATGGAAGTTTTACTGGTACAGACACAGACCAGACTCTACACCAGTAACCACAACCTCTGGATACTCCTACACACTCAGCTGGGTCAGTGTCTCTGATGGAGGACAGTACTGGTGCAGAGCTGGGAGAGGAGACTCAGTCTACTACACCCTGTACAGTGACCCAGTCCAGATAAACATTACTG AGAGACCTGTTGCTGTTCTGGTCCTCCAACCCAACTGGACCCAGATATTCATTAAAGAGACTGTTACTATGAGATGTGACATACAGGGAGGAGGAGACTCTGACTGGAACTACAGATGGTATAAGAATAGTCAGTTAGTGATCCCCTTTAGCACAAAGCCTGAGTACAGAATCAGTCCTGTCTACAGGTCTAACAGTGGTTCATATACCTGTGTGGGTGTAAAGGGCAACAAGATCTCCAAGACCAGTGAAGCTGTACAACTGACCGTGTCTG ATCAACCTCAACCTGTCCTGAGTATCTCTCCTCAGTGGCTGAACCCTGGAGACTCAGTGACTCTGAGCTGTGAAGTTGACAAGACGTCTACAGGCTGGAGGTTCTCCTGGTACAGGACTGTTCCCTACAGAGCTGGGTTACCCTCCCTATCAGACAAGTCTTACTCTCTACAGCCCCTATCTGACAATCGGACTAGTGAAGACTCCTACACTCTGATCCCTGCTGGTCCTACTCCCACAGGAGGATATGTGTGTAGAGCTGGGAGAGGAGACCCAGTCTATGATACACTCTACAGTGAACCTCAGTTTCTCTGGTCAGGAG ATCTGCAGCCTTCAGTGTCTCTTACAGTAAATCCCAACAGAACTCAGCATTTTAGATCAAAGTCTCTCTCACTGAGCTGTGAGGAGAAGGGAAACTCTACTGGATGGAGACTgatgagatacacagagagaggagtagagtcaGGGTGTGTCTCTAACTGGGGATCAATAACAGGGTCTACATGTACCATCAGCTACACATACACATGGTACAGTGGAGTGTTCTGGTGTGAGTCTGGATCAGGAGAGTACAGTAATGCTGTCAACATCACAGTAAATG ATGGTGATGTGATCCTGGAGAGCCCTGTCCATCCCGTGACTGAAAGAGACTCTGTGACTCTGTGCTGTAAATACCGGACAATCAGATCAAACTTCAAGGCTGATTTCTACAAAGACGGAGTACTCATCAAGAATGAGACCACAGGAGAGATGACCATCCCTACAGTATCCAAGTCAGATGAAGGATTCTATAAGTGTAAATCTGGTGAAGGAGAATCACCAGATAGCTGGGTGACAGTAAGAG TCTCTCCAGTCGTATCTCCTGGGTCCTCTACATCAGTCCTAGTAGGAGTGGTTGTGGGTCTGCTTGTTGCTGGTGTCATACTGGTCATTATCCTGGTCCTGCTGGTGAGATATCAAAACAGAAAAG GTTCCTGTTTCAACAGAATATTCTG gccCCCTCAGCCCCAGAGAACCAACCAGGACCCCCAACAGGACCAAGGATCTGGGTATACACATCAGCAGCATG GTGACGCTAACATCTATGATACGATCAATTCCTCAGACAACAATGATAATG ATGCTGCTGGTGCTTCTGCTGCTGGACCAAGTCATGTGACTTACGCCCAGATTCAACTGAAAAAGTTGGACAAGAAAAAGAAAG aAAAGCTAGCTGATCCAGCTAAAAATCCAGTCTACTCTGTGGTGAAAACAGGGAAAGCGACAG CAGCAGCTGGACCTGTTGATGTCACCTATGCTGCGGTGGACCTCAAAAACAAGGCCAAAGCCAAGAAGAAGAGAG AAACAGCAACCCCACCTGAGGCAGATTCAGTCTATTCTCAAGTAAAGCCACGCACAGCCCCCG CAGCAGCTGGACTTGTTGATGTGACCTATGCTGAGGTTGACCTCCAAAAGAGGGTCAAACTCAAGAAGAAGAGAG AAACACCAACCCCGCCAGAGACAGATTCAGTCTATTCTCTAGTGAATCCATACACTGACCACG CAGCAGCTGGACCTGTTGATGTGACCTATGCTGAGGTTGACCTCCAAAAGAAGAACAAAGCCAAGAAGAAGAGAG AAACAGCAACCCCACCAGAGGCAGATTCAGTCTATTCTCGATTGAAGCCACGGTCATGCCCCG GTccttga